Proteins from one Nicotiana tabacum cultivar K326 chromosome 23, ASM71507v2, whole genome shotgun sequence genomic window:
- the LOC107782686 gene encoding glucan endo-1,3-beta-glucosidase 5, whose protein sequence is MGIIGMKDGIWISMILGFMVLGKVYGIGANWGTQATHPLPPNIVVKLLKDNGIQKVKLFDADSDIFKALSGSGIEVMVGIPNEMLYSLANSLGAAEKWVEKNISSFVSSNSVDIKYVAVGNEPFLSQFNGTFLPTTFPALQNIQAALIKAGLGNRVKVTIPLNADVYESSSEKPSTGDFRQDIRDLMVNIVKFLNDNGGAFTVNIYPFISLYNDPNFPADYAFFDGYSNAIDDNGKIYNNVFDANHDTLLWALQKNGYPNMSIIIGEVGWPTDGDNNANLKAAQRFNQGFMTHISGGKGTPMRPGPIDAYLFSLIDEDAKSIQPGSFERHWGIFYFDGTPKYNLSLGANSGGLVPASGVHYLARQWCVLSPSASLDDPQLADSVGYACSHADCTSLGHGTSCADLDTRGNISYAFNSYYQENDQLPTACKFPNLSMVTNTDPSPPGGTCKFKIMIQASSPKSLKSNAFTSKPVNVMLLVIVSLLSVL, encoded by the exons ATGGGAATTATTGGTATGAAAGATGGTATTTGGATTTCGATGATTTTGGGGTTTATGGTATTAGGAAAAGTGTATGGAATTGGAGCAAACTGGGGAACACAAGCAACACATCCTTTGCCACCAAACATAGTAGTGAAGCTGCTCAAGGACAATGGAATTCAGAAAGTGAAGCTGTTTGATGCAGATTCAGATATCTTTAAAGCACTCAGTGGCTCTGGAATTGAAGTCATGGTTGGAATCCCAAATGAAATGCTTTATAGTTTAGCTAACAGTTTGGGTGCTGCTGAGAAATGGGTTGAGAAGAATATCTCTTCATTTGTCTCTTCCAACAGTGTTGATATCAA ATATGTTGCAGTTGGAAATGAACCATTTCTATCTCAGTTTAATGGAACATTTCTGCCAACAACATTCCCAGCTCTTCAAAACATCCAGGCAGCCCTCATAAAAGCCGGTCTTGGCAATCGGGTGAAAGTCACTATTCCTCTCAATGCCGATGTATACGAGAGTTCAAGTGAAAAACCTTCAACAGGTGACTTCAGGCAAGACATTCGTGATCTCATGGTGAACATTGTCAAGTTCTTGAATGACAATGGTGGTGCATTTACTGTCAATATCTATCCTTTTATAAGTCTCTACAATGACCCCAACTTTCCTGCTGATTATGCTTTCTTCGACGGATATTCAAACGCCATCGATGACAATGGGAAAATTTACAACAACGTGTTCGATGCAAACCATGATACCCTGCTTTGGGCGTTGCAGAAAAATGGAtacccaaatatgtcaatcataaTAGGGGAAGTCGGATGGCCAACAGATGGAGACAATAATGCAAACTTAAAGGCTGCCCAGAGATTCAACCAAGGATTCATGACTCACATTTCGGGTGGAAAGGGGACACCAATGAGACCTGGCCCTATAGATGCTTATCTGTTCAGCCTGATCGACGAGGACGCGAAAAGCATCCAGCCTGGTAGCTTTGAACGCCATTGGGGAATATTTTACTTCGATGGTACGCCTAAATACAATCTTTCCCTGGGTGCAAACAGTGGAGGTTTAGTACCAGCAAGCGGTGTTCATTACCTGGCTCGCCAGTGGTGCGTGCTGTCGCCCTCGGCCAGTCTTGATGATCCACAGCTAGCTGATAGTGTGGGCTATGCATGTTCACATGCTGATTGCACCAGCCTCGGACATGGAACATCATGCGCGGATCTGGATACTCGTGGTAACATTTCATATGCATTCAACAGTTACTATCAGGAAAACGACCAGCTACCTACTGCCTGCAAGTTTCCGAACCTTTCCATGGTCACAAACACAGATCCATCACCACCGGGTGGAACCTGTAAATTCAAAATAATGATCCAAGCGAGTAGTCCTAAAAGCCTTAAGAGTAATGCATTTACTTCTAAGCCTGTCAATGTGATGCTTCTGGTTATAGTTTCTTTGTTGAGTGTTTTGTAG